Proteins encoded in a region of the Rothia mucilaginosa genome:
- a CDS encoding polysaccharide biosynthesis tyrosine autokinase has product MTILEFFRTTRANLWLLIIGIIVGAAAGFGYASLQPKVYAASSSGYVTVGESGTVDVLSGSSAAKERARSYAAIVSSEAVAQKIKQNNPELSLTTGQIRASLTATAGDNAALITVSAQASSPKNAQLLANSALQATADYIKEIEQNPGNAQALVNGDSNAAATPPANSNTVRVIPLNNASVNPPLVSPNYQQNTLVGAVVGLVVVYAAIFLRRALDQRIRTRDDATKATGASILGVLPVSEDLNEENIVNGDTDDHIAQESIRQLRTNLRFVNVDTPPRSFIVTSAVPGEGKSTVSLSLARSLADAGSPVILIDADLRRPTVAKKLKLDAKVGLTQVLAGQVEIANAVHQLGDSNLFVLPAGRIPPNPSELLGSDKMRQLIKELSEEFIVVVDVPPLLPVTDASLLSNSVDGVILVGSIGRSHREQMTEASSILKKVNANLFGLVLNRAPRKGLGNSYYGFGYASTYVGYATYYGYGKDGDKKSSKSKSSAPKA; this is encoded by the coding sequence ATGACCATTTTGGAATTCTTCCGCACCACGAGGGCTAACCTCTGGTTGCTGATTATTGGCATCATCGTTGGTGCCGCGGCGGGCTTCGGCTATGCATCCCTGCAGCCGAAGGTGTACGCCGCCTCGTCCTCGGGCTACGTGACCGTGGGCGAGTCCGGTACGGTGGATGTTCTCTCTGGCTCCTCCGCGGCTAAGGAACGCGCACGTTCCTACGCAGCGATCGTCTCCTCTGAGGCTGTGGCACAGAAGATTAAGCAGAACAACCCTGAGCTCTCCCTGACTACCGGTCAGATTCGTGCAAGCCTCACCGCAACTGCAGGTGACAATGCTGCGCTGATTACCGTGAGTGCCCAGGCTTCTTCCCCGAAGAACGCACAGCTGCTCGCCAACAGCGCTCTGCAGGCTACCGCTGACTACATCAAGGAAATTGAGCAGAACCCCGGTAACGCTCAGGCCCTGGTTAACGGCGATAGCAACGCTGCGGCAACCCCCCCTGCAAACAGCAATACCGTCCGCGTGATTCCGTTGAATAACGCAAGCGTCAACCCGCCGTTGGTTTCCCCGAACTACCAGCAGAACACTCTGGTTGGTGCCGTTGTCGGCCTGGTCGTGGTGTACGCCGCCATCTTCCTGCGCCGCGCACTGGATCAGCGCATCCGCACCCGTGACGACGCCACCAAGGCAACCGGCGCAAGCATCCTGGGTGTGCTGCCCGTCAGTGAGGACCTGAACGAAGAGAACATCGTGAACGGTGACACCGACGACCACATCGCTCAGGAATCGATTCGTCAGCTGCGTACCAACCTGCGCTTCGTGAATGTTGATACTCCCCCGCGCTCCTTCATCGTCACCTCCGCTGTGCCCGGTGAAGGTAAGTCGACCGTGTCGCTCTCGCTGGCTCGCTCCCTGGCCGACGCTGGTTCGCCCGTCATCCTCATTGACGCCGACCTCCGCCGCCCGACTGTGGCTAAGAAGCTGAAGCTCGACGCCAAGGTCGGTCTGACCCAGGTTCTGGCCGGTCAGGTGGAGATTGCAAACGCCGTGCACCAGCTGGGCGATTCGAACCTTTTCGTGCTTCCCGCGGGCCGCATCCCCCCGAACCCCTCTGAACTTCTGGGCTCGGATAAGATGCGCCAGCTCATCAAGGAACTCTCCGAAGAGTTCATCGTGGTGGTCGACGTTCCGCCGCTGCTGCCCGTGACCGATGCATCACTGCTTTCCAACTCTGTGGACGGCGTGATTCTGGTCGGTTCGATTGGCCGTAGCCACCGCGAGCAGATGACCGAGGCTTCCAGCATCCTGAAGAAGGTCAACGCAAACCTCTTCGGTCTTGTTCTGAACCGTGCACCCCGTAAGGGCCTGGGTAACTCCTACTACGGCTTCGGTTACGCAAGCACCTACGTGGGCTACGCAACCTACTACGGCTACGGTAAGGACGGCGATAAGAAGTCCTCGAAGTCGAAGTCCTCGGCCCCCAAGGCATAA
- a CDS encoding nucleotidyltransferase family protein gives MHRKVIVTTHSTNTPEPLTTPLAARIRLAHAYFQHIADKHSIDVLHIKGYAFSQEIYRKGRYSSDADLLVRPSQVDRFVQILLADGWRIQAHFETGSVFEHAMTLYHASWGLTDIHRFFPGLGRHGDYEKTFDRVWAAHRTRFIAHRPCTVPSDLDARLIVVLHRARAASRYSADINYLVNRMSYADWQRLKERANELDSNLAYSAAMGGLEQYRGDRDYLLWLSVSQDVPHYVQWIGRLRSATTLRDKLRTLKNIFFVNKDHLAMQLGRTPTRAEVRAKFFERFGIKVTK, from the coding sequence GTGCACCGAAAGGTTATTGTGACCACTCACTCCACCAATACCCCGGAGCCGCTCACCACTCCGCTCGCGGCACGGATTCGGCTTGCGCACGCCTACTTCCAGCACATAGCCGATAAGCATTCCATCGACGTTCTGCATATCAAGGGCTATGCGTTCTCGCAGGAAATTTACCGCAAGGGTAGGTACAGCTCCGACGCTGACCTGTTGGTCCGTCCATCGCAGGTGGACCGCTTTGTGCAGATTCTCCTGGCGGATGGCTGGCGTATCCAGGCCCACTTTGAGACGGGCTCCGTGTTCGAGCACGCGATGACGCTCTACCACGCTTCATGGGGCCTGACCGATATTCATCGATTCTTCCCCGGCCTCGGCCGCCACGGTGACTACGAGAAGACCTTTGACCGTGTGTGGGCAGCCCACCGTACCCGATTCATCGCTCACCGGCCCTGTACGGTCCCCTCAGACCTGGATGCGCGCCTTATTGTGGTGCTACACCGTGCCCGCGCTGCGTCCCGTTACAGCGCGGATATCAACTATCTGGTGAACCGCATGTCCTACGCAGACTGGCAGCGGCTTAAGGAACGTGCCAACGAGCTCGATTCAAACCTGGCCTACAGCGCGGCCATGGGCGGGCTTGAGCAGTACCGAGGCGATCGCGACTATCTGCTGTGGCTTTCCGTTTCGCAGGATGTCCCCCACTACGTTCAGTGGATTGGTCGGCTTCGGTCGGCAACCACCCTGCGCGATAAGCTACGCACCCTGAAGAATATCTTCTTCGTCAATAAGGACCACCTGGCCATGCAGCTTGGCCGTACCCCCACGCGTGCCGAGGTGCGTGCCAAGTTCTTTGAACGCTTCGGAATCAAGGTGACAAAATGA
- a CDS encoding PqqD family protein produces MSNPVDSRQTVYGIPENIAYVHSEEFAKYSPTATYLANLANGELSVLQDSASIIWSIFEDPMSLQDAIDVLCEMYEQPIETMGPQIEGFIPELLSKGLLEAR; encoded by the coding sequence ATGAGCAATCCGGTAGATTCCCGTCAGACCGTCTACGGTATCCCCGAGAACATCGCGTACGTTCATTCTGAAGAGTTTGCTAAGTACTCCCCCACGGCAACTTATCTCGCGAATCTTGCCAACGGTGAGCTGTCTGTTCTTCAGGATTCAGCCTCCATTATTTGGAGTATTTTTGAAGACCCAATGTCTCTACAGGACGCTATCGACGTACTCTGCGAAATGTATGAACAGCCCATAGAGACCATGGGGCCGCAGATTGAGGGTTTTATTCCCGAGCTGCTCTCCAAGGGGCTCCTAGAAGCCCGCTAA
- a CDS encoding glycosyltransferase → MSLTQLLTSAPFTGPKNPDAVLADIPKSLKKLGRLARRYVPLIKPEATEEIAIAHDYLTQRGGAERVVLAMHRAFPDAPIYTTLYDPEGTFPEFKDAKIITSPLNKIGYLRRNHRMALPILPIASSFLKVPAERAVVSTTGWAHGFNFAGRKFIYCHSPARWLYLSDQYLGEKSTGPVPLLLKTLRPALMLWDHWAAHRSAVYVANASVIKKRIENVYGKKDVPIFFPPHSVDTTAPVEPIPGLEEFTESDDYFLIVSRLLPYKNVDKAIEACNELGKKLLVIGRGPEKERLEALAGPTIRIASGVSDAQLRYAYRHCLALLAISYEDFGITPLEAGASGKAVIAYRAGGFLDTIQEGKTGMFINQPTVEQLVEALKAFNPDDWDADYIREHVDGFSEARFISRLKMYVQALPED, encoded by the coding sequence ATGTCACTCACTCAGCTCTTGACCTCCGCTCCGTTCACCGGGCCGAAGAATCCTGACGCGGTGCTTGCTGATATCCCGAAGAGCCTCAAGAAGCTTGGCCGCCTGGCGCGCCGTTACGTGCCGCTGATCAAGCCTGAGGCGACTGAAGAGATTGCAATTGCCCACGACTATCTGACTCAGCGCGGCGGCGCGGAGCGTGTCGTTCTGGCGATGCACCGTGCGTTCCCTGATGCACCGATTTACACGACTTTGTACGACCCAGAGGGTACCTTCCCTGAGTTCAAGGACGCGAAGATCATTACCAGCCCGCTGAATAAGATTGGTTACCTGCGTCGTAACCATCGTATGGCGTTGCCGATTTTGCCGATTGCTTCTTCTTTCCTGAAGGTGCCGGCTGAACGCGCTGTGGTGTCGACGACCGGTTGGGCGCACGGCTTTAACTTCGCTGGCCGTAAGTTCATTTACTGCCATTCGCCGGCGCGTTGGCTGTACTTGAGCGATCAGTACCTGGGTGAGAAGAGCACCGGCCCCGTGCCGCTGCTGCTGAAGACTCTGCGTCCTGCACTGATGCTGTGGGATCACTGGGCGGCTCACCGTTCGGCGGTGTACGTAGCGAATGCGAGCGTGATTAAGAAGCGCATCGAGAACGTGTACGGCAAGAAGGACGTTCCGATTTTCTTCCCGCCGCACTCGGTAGATACCACCGCACCGGTTGAGCCTATTCCGGGTCTGGAAGAGTTCACCGAATCGGATGATTACTTCCTGATTGTTTCTCGCCTGCTGCCCTACAAGAATGTTGATAAGGCTATTGAGGCGTGTAATGAGCTGGGTAAGAAGCTGCTGGTGATTGGTCGCGGCCCGGAGAAGGAACGCCTGGAGGCCCTTGCGGGCCCGACTATTCGTATCGCTTCGGGTGTCTCTGACGCGCAGCTTCGTTACGCGTACCGTCACTGCTTGGCACTGCTGGCTATCTCCTATGAGGACTTCGGTATTACTCCGCTGGAGGCGGGCGCTAGCGGCAAGGCCGTGATCGCCTACCGTGCGGGTGGCTTCCTGGATACCATTCAGGAAGGCAAAACCGGCATGTTCATCAATCAGCCGACCGTGGAGCAGCTGGTGGAGGCTCTCAAGGCTTTCAACCCGGATGACTGGGATGCTGATTATATCCGTGAGCACGTTGACGGTTTCTCGGAGGCTCGTTTCATCAGCCGTCTGAAGATGTACGTGCAGGCTCTGCCCGAAGACTAA
- a CDS encoding glycosyltransferase family 2 protein, producing the protein MTTTHRYKAAVIIPSRGGADILHYPLDALAAQTEKDFQVIVVLDGDIDNSEAVLDRYIAEGKLNLTKIVFEENRGRVAALNAGHRAADADILIRCDDDLEPATDYVEAQIRLHRDYDGVIGTLKNVYPDTPYSRVYGNFRDARFKEGALSVAEEGRWLYWNGNSSISAEYFDRTGGYDPAYRLYGWEDVDMGKMVHDAGGRIIISDEVEVKHYAEATTTAVRALRALHSGSARTIFVRKHGEDAHPAPNPTGAWGLLVKTLARFTTEKTIKALGDASDKILLKLPTKVAEKLVALQVEAASYAGIRYPERAQKVF; encoded by the coding sequence ATGACGACTACCCATCGCTACAAGGCTGCGGTTATCATCCCCTCTCGCGGTGGTGCAGATATTCTGCACTACCCGCTGGATGCGCTTGCCGCCCAGACGGAGAAGGACTTCCAGGTTATCGTGGTCCTCGACGGCGACATTGATAACAGCGAAGCTGTGCTTGACCGCTACATTGCAGAAGGCAAGCTGAACCTGACCAAGATTGTTTTTGAGGAGAACCGCGGTCGCGTGGCAGCGCTGAACGCTGGCCACCGTGCCGCTGATGCGGATATCCTCATCCGTTGCGATGACGATCTTGAGCCTGCTACCGACTATGTCGAGGCGCAGATTCGCCTGCACCGTGATTATGACGGCGTGATTGGTACCCTGAAGAACGTGTACCCGGACACTCCCTATTCTCGTGTGTACGGTAACTTCCGCGATGCTCGATTCAAAGAAGGTGCCCTCAGCGTAGCTGAAGAAGGCCGTTGGCTGTACTGGAATGGTAACTCTTCTATCTCTGCGGAGTATTTTGACCGTACTGGCGGATACGATCCTGCGTACCGTCTCTACGGGTGGGAAGACGTAGATATGGGCAAAATGGTCCATGACGCTGGTGGCCGCATCATCATCTCTGATGAGGTTGAGGTCAAGCACTACGCTGAGGCTACCACCACTGCAGTGCGTGCCCTGCGTGCCCTGCACTCGGGCTCTGCCCGCACCATCTTCGTGCGTAAGCATGGTGAGGATGCACACCCCGCCCCGAACCCGACGGGCGCGTGGGGTTTGCTGGTCAAGACCCTCGCTCGTTTCACCACCGAGAAGACCATTAAGGCTCTCGGCGATGCGAGCGATAAGATTCTGCTGAAGCTGCCCACTAAGGTTGCTGAGAAGCTTGTGGCGCTACAGGTTGAGGCTGCATCCTACGCCGGTATTCGCTACCCTGAGCGCGCTCAGAAAGTTTTCTAG
- a CDS encoding glycosyltransferase family 4 protein codes for MKKELYIATNNGDIGGGEVMLLNVARAARSLGYKVTIVGPSEPNQLVEAAADEGFARVVLPAKNRAQYMLALRAWHAHNKDVLLWCNGLVPATATGGRKNRIVHLHQFATGINAKLVPFARRNALVTLVPSRYVARACPGSEVFANWVSGVSTELDHRVGERRIRVGFLGRLTPAKGIPTLCEALSILNKDEIIYDFIIGGEPVFASEEGRAEVETALARVAPFSTRLGWTTPDRLFSNIDMLVVPSAGAEESFGLVVAEAMSARIPVVISDAAPLMEVVGGNGSYPYIVPVNQPQALAQAIEKLGQEIREESEELAERTSELFWRWQENYSPEAGQVRVGEILERFIR; via the coding sequence TTGAAGAAAGAACTGTACATCGCTACTAATAACGGTGATATTGGCGGCGGCGAGGTCATGCTCCTGAACGTGGCCCGCGCGGCCCGGAGCCTTGGCTATAAGGTCACCATCGTCGGTCCCTCCGAGCCCAATCAGCTCGTAGAAGCCGCTGCGGATGAGGGCTTCGCCCGCGTCGTGCTTCCGGCGAAAAACCGAGCCCAGTACATGCTGGCCCTGCGCGCTTGGCACGCCCACAATAAGGACGTTCTGCTCTGGTGTAATGGGCTGGTCCCTGCGACCGCTACTGGTGGTCGTAAGAACCGCATCGTGCATCTGCACCAGTTTGCTACCGGTATCAACGCTAAGCTGGTACCTTTCGCCCGGCGTAACGCTTTGGTTACGCTGGTCCCCAGCCGCTATGTGGCGCGTGCCTGCCCTGGCAGTGAGGTTTTTGCAAACTGGGTCAGCGGCGTTTCTACCGAGCTTGATCACCGTGTGGGGGAGCGCCGAATCCGCGTCGGGTTCCTGGGGCGTCTAACCCCTGCTAAGGGTATTCCTACTTTGTGTGAGGCGTTGAGCATCCTTAATAAGGACGAAATCATCTACGACTTCATTATTGGCGGTGAGCCTGTCTTCGCTTCTGAGGAGGGCCGTGCTGAAGTCGAAACTGCTCTGGCTCGTGTTGCACCGTTCAGCACCCGTCTGGGCTGGACCACTCCTGACCGCCTGTTCTCTAACATTGACATGCTGGTTGTCCCCTCGGCGGGTGCTGAAGAGTCCTTCGGTCTTGTGGTCGCTGAAGCAATGAGTGCGCGCATCCCTGTCGTTATCAGCGACGCTGCACCCTTGATGGAGGTCGTGGGCGGCAATGGCTCCTACCCCTACATTGTTCCTGTGAATCAGCCTCAGGCACTTGCTCAGGCGATTGAGAAGCTGGGCCAGGAAATCCGTGAAGAGAGTGAAGAGTTGGCAGAACGTACCTCCGAGCTGTTCTGGCGCTGGCAGGAGAACTACTCGCCTGAGGCTGGCCAGGTCCGTGTCGGTGAGATTCTGGAACGTTTTATCCGCTAA
- a CDS encoding O-antigen ligase family protein: MSQTSQVYAHLNEPAEKPEVSRFSETVSRGSEYVRRQSGQIRMPEFIMAFLLLFGDAVPGVGLPFNQIVIIVLAAYGLTRKPTFDVSHFSGLRAIMFIAMGYLALVSINGVHSEDASDWTRRLLRLVAATVLIWTIAAGRLHIRSIVLGYSTAILFNAVGYFAGFAPSTGYVGYLTGWLGDKNFSGLVYCLFGLLILSFARNKIEVIGAIVVFSGLLWATGSRTSIAAYAAGLIWIVIAHRLKTFGRIALGVALYWLIDILTSDYAHSGAFADRAGTDALRSLIDQASEIKVQASGFFGQGLGEAYVYLAHTGSKTWFFHNSYWSALVEGGWPWMILVVAITLLIIVNVFSGKKTLPAKFYVVQGAGIAIMICASRLGEVFYTWPWAIACGLALRVLLIEREQRLGTGHDEASIEGFDERIEVRDAEEADNHVLATQNIHKA; encoded by the coding sequence ATGAGCCAGACTTCGCAGGTTTACGCGCACTTGAATGAGCCCGCTGAGAAACCCGAGGTTTCGCGCTTCTCTGAAACCGTGTCCCGCGGTAGCGAATACGTGCGTCGCCAGAGCGGTCAGATTCGCATGCCTGAATTCATCATGGCGTTTCTTCTGCTGTTTGGTGACGCTGTGCCGGGTGTTGGTCTGCCCTTTAACCAGATAGTTATTATCGTTTTGGCGGCATACGGTTTGACCCGTAAGCCGACTTTTGACGTGAGTCATTTTTCGGGCCTACGCGCCATCATGTTTATTGCAATGGGTTACCTCGCGCTCGTTTCAATTAATGGTGTTCACTCCGAGGACGCATCGGATTGGACGCGTCGTTTGCTTCGTCTTGTAGCGGCAACGGTATTGATCTGGACTATCGCCGCTGGGCGTCTGCATATCCGTTCTATTGTTCTTGGATACTCGACGGCGATTCTTTTCAACGCTGTAGGGTATTTTGCGGGTTTTGCCCCGTCAACTGGTTATGTTGGTTATCTGACCGGTTGGTTGGGTGACAAGAACTTCTCGGGTCTGGTGTATTGCCTCTTCGGTTTGCTCATCTTGAGCTTTGCCCGTAACAAAATTGAAGTTATCGGCGCTATTGTTGTTTTCTCCGGTCTGCTATGGGCTACAGGTTCTCGTACCTCGATTGCGGCGTATGCAGCGGGTCTGATTTGGATTGTTATCGCGCACCGTCTGAAGACTTTTGGGCGTATCGCCTTGGGCGTGGCCCTGTACTGGCTCATTGATATTTTGACCAGTGACTACGCACACTCCGGTGCCTTCGCAGATCGCGCCGGTACCGATGCGCTTCGTTCACTGATTGACCAGGCATCTGAGATTAAGGTTCAGGCGTCTGGCTTCTTCGGCCAGGGTTTGGGCGAGGCATACGTTTATCTGGCACATACTGGTTCGAAGACCTGGTTTTTCCATAACTCGTACTGGTCTGCTCTGGTTGAGGGCGGTTGGCCATGGATGATTCTGGTTGTCGCTATCACTTTGCTCATTATCGTGAACGTGTTTAGCGGCAAGAAGACTCTGCCGGCTAAGTTCTACGTTGTGCAGGGTGCCGGTATCGCCATCATGATTTGTGCTTCTCGTCTGGGTGAGGTGTTCTACACTTGGCCGTGGGCTATTGCCTGTGGTTTGGCTCTGCGCGTGTTGTTGATTGAACGCGAACAGCGTTTAGGCACCGGCCACGATGAGGCAAGTATCGAAGGCTTTGATGAGCGAATTGAGGTTCGTGATGCTGAAGAAGCCGATAACCACGTGCTAGCGACCCAGAACATCCATAAGGCGTAG
- a CDS encoding glycosyltransferase family 4 protein codes for MNSNGVPTALWVVPVPDFGGVARHVVDMARAGLPGFNLVVLAPEGKLTERLEELGVTVVKAEFGPNYGFKTSYASLKKAIEQLRPEIVHSHLAYADVVAAAVVNALRIRSVIKRGTCVPKLLTTEHGIAGNDSVYHGSSWRSKLMETVHRVRLWGTNRAIAVSRSTADQMRSKWGARGVELVYNGVDIPEVHAAVEQQRVPAEGGPRILSLSRLSPEKGIDVLLDAFARLREEYPQAHLEIAGSGNLGEELKAHAKRLNLGDSVTFSGFVNPIEAMGRSDMIVQLSVWENCSYTLLDAKAAGLKTVATAVGGNPEILNADELVDRQSPKLTEEVLQAMRRQLQKGDKEPFTWISNEQMAAQTVDIYARVLRGGRR; via the coding sequence ATGAATTCAAACGGAGTTCCCACGGCCCTGTGGGTCGTTCCGGTTCCCGATTTTGGTGGAGTAGCTCGGCACGTTGTCGATATGGCACGTGCCGGGCTCCCCGGCTTTAACCTGGTGGTTCTCGCACCCGAGGGTAAGCTGACCGAGCGTCTTGAGGAACTGGGCGTCACCGTCGTGAAGGCCGAGTTCGGCCCCAATTACGGTTTTAAGACTTCCTATGCTTCTTTGAAGAAGGCTATTGAGCAGCTTCGCCCGGAGATTGTGCACAGCCACCTTGCGTATGCGGATGTTGTGGCTGCTGCCGTGGTGAATGCCCTGCGCATCCGTAGCGTTATCAAGCGCGGCACCTGCGTGCCGAAGCTTCTGACCACTGAGCACGGCATCGCGGGCAACGATTCGGTGTACCACGGTAGCTCCTGGCGTTCGAAGCTCATGGAGACCGTGCACCGCGTGCGCCTGTGGGGCACCAACCGCGCGATTGCCGTGTCCCGCTCGACCGCCGACCAGATGCGCTCCAAGTGGGGTGCTCGCGGCGTGGAGCTGGTGTACAACGGCGTGGACATCCCCGAAGTGCACGCGGCTGTTGAGCAGCAGCGTGTACCCGCTGAGGGTGGTCCGCGTATTCTTTCGCTGTCTCGTCTGTCTCCCGAGAAGGGCATTGACGTGTTGCTGGACGCCTTCGCGCGCCTGCGCGAGGAGTACCCGCAGGCTCACCTCGAGATTGCGGGCTCTGGCAATCTGGGGGAGGAGCTGAAAGCCCACGCTAAGCGTCTGAACCTGGGCGATTCGGTGACCTTTAGCGGCTTCGTTAACCCCATTGAGGCGATGGGCCGTAGCGATATGATCGTTCAGCTTTCGGTGTGGGAGAACTGCTCCTACACCCTGTTGGATGCAAAGGCAGCCGGGCTGAAGACCGTGGCAACCGCCGTGGGCGGTAACCCGGAGATTCTGAACGCCGACGAACTGGTGGATCGTCAGAGCCCCAAGCTTACCGAAGAGGTTCTGCAGGCGATGCGCCGGCAGCTACAGAAGGGCGATAAGGAGCCTTTCACCTGGATTTCGAACGAGCAGATGGCTGCTCAAACGGTTGATATTTACGCACGTGTACTTCGAGGAGGCCGACGATGA
- a CDS encoding N-acetylneuraminate synthase family protein, with protein MIIERNIAPYVVFAEDPILNALQKISANGQRIIFLVNESGILRGSLSDGDFRRWLIANPTASLETSALDAANTNPQTAPADADPETLRAYFAKGINHVPLTDERGHLVALAMDEQDVLRIGKHTISEDSPAFIIAEIGNNHQGSVDFAKELVDLAVESGADAVKFQLRDMDALYRQRGAATAGEDLGVQYTLDLLSRFSLSVDQMYEVFDHVKQHNMDIMCTPWDAPSVQALVDYGIQGMKIASADLTNHELLRDVASRGLPMLVSTGMSREEEIRESVALLRNAGASYALLQCQSAYPAPFKDVNLAYMDRLAEIGQCLVGYSGHERGYHVPIAAVARGAKIIEKHFTTDKTLEGNDHTVSLLPEEFKAMVQQIREVEAAIGSAAPREVSTGELMNRVNLAKSLVATRHIAKGEVVTEADVAVKSPGRGLQPNHLPQLVGRTMQRDVEEGSFFFEGDLKDDLVTRRDFKFDRPWGLPVRYHDYKPLIEEAKPDFLEFHFSYKDLDINIDDVFDSKLDMGFTTHLPDLFAGDFLVDLASKDPEVWERSIAEVQRTIDITRDLTRYFTVDEDPIMVVTMGGFTKDKHIPVSERAEKYERIGEALKHLDASGVRLAAQTLPPYPWLMGGQQYHNLFLDPKDTAEFSRAYDTALCLDISHTMLASNFLNIPLSEAVEQLAPLSIHLHLVDGVGVDGEGVQVGEGDVDWAALGKQLRELAPKASFIPEIWQGHINNGEGFFTALDRLEKWL; from the coding sequence ATGATTATTGAACGTAATATCGCCCCGTATGTGGTCTTCGCTGAAGACCCGATTCTCAACGCTCTGCAGAAGATTTCTGCTAACGGCCAGCGCATCATCTTCTTGGTGAACGAGTCTGGTATCCTGCGCGGTTCGCTCTCTGACGGCGACTTCCGCCGCTGGCTGATTGCCAACCCGACCGCGTCCCTGGAGACCAGCGCCCTGGATGCCGCTAACACCAACCCGCAGACCGCTCCGGCAGATGCCGACCCCGAGACCCTGCGCGCATACTTTGCCAAGGGCATCAACCACGTTCCGCTGACCGACGAGCGCGGCCACCTCGTGGCGCTCGCCATGGACGAGCAGGACGTCCTGCGCATCGGTAAGCACACCATCAGCGAGGACTCCCCGGCCTTCATCATCGCCGAGATCGGCAACAACCACCAGGGTAGCGTTGATTTCGCTAAGGAACTGGTGGACCTGGCCGTTGAGTCCGGTGCCGACGCCGTGAAGTTCCAGCTGCGTGACATGGACGCCCTCTACCGTCAGCGCGGTGCCGCCACCGCGGGCGAGGACCTGGGCGTGCAGTACACCCTGGACCTGCTCTCCCGCTTCTCCCTGAGCGTGGACCAGATGTACGAGGTCTTCGACCACGTCAAGCAGCACAACATGGATATCATGTGCACCCCCTGGGATGCCCCCTCGGTGCAGGCACTGGTCGACTACGGTATTCAGGGCATGAAGATTGCTTCTGCCGACCTGACCAACCACGAGCTGCTGCGCGACGTCGCATCCCGCGGTCTGCCCATGCTGGTTTCTACCGGTATGAGCCGCGAGGAAGAGATTCGCGAGTCCGTGGCCCTGCTGCGTAACGCCGGCGCATCCTACGCCCTGCTGCAGTGCCAGTCGGCCTACCCCGCACCCTTCAAGGACGTGAACCTGGCCTACATGGACCGCCTGGCCGAGATTGGCCAGTGCCTGGTCGGTTACTCGGGCCACGAGCGTGGCTACCACGTGCCGATTGCCGCCGTTGCTCGCGGTGCAAAGATCATCGAGAAGCACTTCACCACCGACAAGACCCTCGAGGGTAACGACCACACCGTCTCTCTGCTGCCCGAGGAATTCAAGGCCATGGTCCAGCAGATTCGCGAGGTTGAGGCAGCTATCGGTTCTGCCGCTCCCCGCGAGGTGTCCACCGGTGAGCTGATGAACCGCGTGAACCTGGCCAAGTCCCTGGTCGCTACCCGCCACATCGCTAAGGGCGAGGTCGTGACCGAGGCTGACGTGGCCGTGAAGTCCCCCGGCCGCGGCCTGCAGCCGAACCACCTGCCGCAGCTGGTCGGCCGTACCATGCAGCGCGACGTTGAAGAAGGCTCGTTCTTCTTCGAGGGCGACCTGAAGGATGACCTGGTCACCCGCCGCGACTTCAAGTTCGATCGCCCCTGGGGTCTGCCCGTCCGCTACCACGACTACAAGCCGCTGATTGAAGAGGCTAAGCCGGACTTCCTGGAGTTCCACTTCTCCTACAAGGACCTGGACATCAACATCGACGATGTCTTCGACTCCAAGCTGGACATGGGCTTCACCACCCACCTGCCCGACCTCTTCGCCGGCGACTTCCTCGTGGACCTCGCCTCGAAGGACCCCGAGGTGTGGGAACGCTCCATCGCCGAGGTGCAGCGCACCATCGACATCACCCGTGATCTGACCCGCTACTTCACCGTGGACGAGGACCCGATCATGGTTGTGACCATGGGTGGCTTCACCAAGGACAAGCACATCCCCGTCTCCGAGCGTGCCGAAAAGTACGAGCGTATCGGCGAGGCCCTGAAGCACCTGGACGCATCCGGCGTGCGCCTGGCCGCTCAGACCCTGCCCCCGTACCCCTGGCTGATGGGTGGTCAGCAGTACCACAACCTGTTCCTGGATCCGAAGGACACCGCGGAGTTCTCGCGTGCTTACGACACCGCGCTCTGCCTGGACATCTCCCACACCATGCTGGCTTCTAACTTCCTGAACATTCCGCTGTCGGAGGCTGTCGAGCAGCTGGCACCGCTGTCGATTCACCTGCACCTGGTGGACGGCGTCGGCGTTGACGGTGAGGGCGTTCAGGTTGGCGAAGGTGACGTGGACTGGGCCGCGCTGGGCAAACAGCTGCGTGAGCTGGCCCCGAAGGCATCCTTCATTCCCGAAATCTGGCAGGGCCACATCAACAACGGTGAAGGCTTCTTCACCGCCCTGGACCGCCTCGAGAAGTGGCTGTAG